From a single Pseudophryne corroboree isolate aPseCor3 chromosome 6, aPseCor3.hap2, whole genome shotgun sequence genomic region:
- the LOC134936494 gene encoding oocyte zinc finger protein XlCOF6-like: MSDIDPSPADEQTSEDECSQDSNEIPVTYYEERHSPESANKKNTAGFDDDSNKDCVMINELGEPCTTSSLFPEMDKPPGEKYVYNIQDHPEMPYTRMADNCYSIFNAIDPKTGRVMEMTTYLCIDCGKSFTDSALFQKHQKSHMGEKPHACNVCGKSFSYNSHLVIHQRIHAGERPFSCSYCAKSFTDRPSLVKHERIHTGEKPFSCTVCGKSFTDRSNLVKHHRIHTREKSFTCSECGKSFTDRSNLVKHQRIHTGEKSFECTECGKRFTENSTLVVHRRSHTGEKPYACKECGKTYSCNSHLIVHQRTHTGERPFVCRECGKSFTDSSTLVIHQRVHTGEKPFVCMTCGNRYTKKSAMVKHQRTHTGEKPFGCSQCGKSFIDSSSLVKHQRTHTGEKPFACILCGRNFAARSTLVKHQRTHTGEKPYMCTVCGKCFSCNSHLIVHQRFHTGEKPFPCTECGKSFTDSSTLVKHQRIHTGERPYVCNYCGKSFIDNSTLIKHQRIHTGERPYSCKVCAKRFTDSSTLVKHQRIHTGEKPYTCNDCGRSFTDCSTLIKHQRIHRRGEHLASTIAGNPVSKQPESAMDKKVKV; the protein is encoded by the exons ATTCCTGTGACTTATTATGAAGAAAGACATTCCCCAGAATCTGCAAACAAAAAAAATACTGCAGGATTTGATGATGATTCCAATAAAG ATTGTGTCATGATAAATGAATTAGGAGAGCCGTGTACAACATCCAGCCTGTTTCCAGAGATGGACAAGCCACCAGGAGAAAAATATGTCTACAACATACAAGACCACCCTGAGATGCCTTACACCAGAATGGCCGACAACTGCTACAGCATCTTCAATGCCATAGATCCCAAAACTGGAAGAGTAATGGAAATGACAACATATCTATGCATTGATTGTGGGAAAAGCTTTACGGACAGCGCCCTTTTTCAGAAGCACCAAAAGTCCCACATGGGGGAGAAACCCCATGCTTGTAATGTGTGTGGAAAATCTTTCTCCTATAACTCACACCTTGTCATCCATCAGCGAATTCATGCTGGGGAAAGACCTTTCTCATGCTCTTACTGTGCAAAGAGTTTTACCGATCGCCCGTCTCTGGTGAAACACGAGCGGatacacacaggagagaagccctTCAGTTGTACAGTTTGTGGGAAAAGCTTTACAGACCGGTCAAACCTAGTAAAGCATCACCGGATTCACACTCGTGAAAAATCTTTCACGTGCAGTGAGTGTGGGAAGAGTTTCACAGACCGGTCAAATCTTGTTAAGCATCAGAGGATCCACACAGGAGAAAAGTCTTTTGAATGCACAGAATGTGGAAAGAGGTTCACGGAAAACTCAACCTTGGTTGTCcatcggagaagtcacacaggggagaagccttATGCCTGCAAAGAATGCGGTAAGACGTATTCCTGCAACTCGCACCTTATCGTGCACCAGAGAACTCACACCGGAGAGCGCCCATTCGTTTGCCGGGAATGTGGAAAGAGTTTCACCGACAGCTCAACTCTTGTGATACACCAACGAGTACACACTGGGGAGAAACCGTTTGTGTGTATGACGTGTGGAAACAGGTATACAAAGAAGTCAGCTATGGTGAAACATCAGAGGACTCACACTGGGGAAAAGCCATTCGGTTGCTCTCAGTGTGGAAAAAGTTTCATTGACAGCTCATCTCTGGTCAAACACCAGAGGACTCATACCGGTGAAAAACCTTTTGCTTGCATTCTGTGCGGGAGAAACTTTGCTGCCCGTTCCACTCTGGTGAAACATCAGAGGACTCACACTGGGGAAAAACCATACATGTGCACCGTATGTGGGAAATGCTTTTCTTGTAACTCGCACCTCATTGTACACCAACGTTTCCATACTggcgagaaaccatttccatgcactGAATGTGGGAAAAGCTTTACAGATAGCTCAACTCTGGTCAAGCACCAGAGAATACACACAGGAGAAAGAccctatgtgtgtaattactgtggcaAAAGCTTTATAGACAACTCAACCTTGATTAAACACCAAAGAATACATACAGGCGAGAGGCCCTATTCTTGCAAGGTCTGTGCAAAGCGTTTTACAGATAGTTCAACACTGGTTAAACACCAAAGAATCCATACCGGGGAAAAGCCCTATACATGTAATGATTGTGGAAGAAGCTTTACTGATTGTTCCACCCTTATTAAACATCAACGAATTCACAGGAGAGGGGAACACCTAGCTAGCACCATAGCAGGGAACCCTGTCTCTAAACAGCCAGAGTCTGCCATGGACAAAAAAGTAAAGGTATAA